From a region of the Methylomonas rapida genome:
- the aat gene encoding leucyl/phenylalanyl-tRNA--protein transferase produces MQLAVLDPLRADQDFPPLEQALDEPNGLIAVGGCLSPRRIVNAYRSGIFPWFNPGEPILWWSPDPRSVLFPEHLYVSRSLTKTLRKQRFEIRFDSAFADVIEACSTPRHAQGGTWITQDMKNAYCQLHALGIAHSFEAWQHGQLVGGLYGIGIGRVFFGESMFHRVTDASKVAFVALVAQLSAWGYQLIDCQVSSEHLFSLGAEEIPRQQFAELLNQLCPQSPTPAAWQP; encoded by the coding sequence ATGCAACTCGCCGTTCTCGATCCGCTCAGAGCCGATCAGGATTTCCCGCCTCTCGAACAAGCCCTTGACGAACCCAATGGCCTGATCGCCGTTGGCGGGTGTTTGTCACCCCGGCGCATTGTCAATGCTTATCGCTCCGGCATCTTCCCCTGGTTCAATCCCGGCGAACCGATTTTGTGGTGGTCACCCGACCCACGCTCGGTGTTGTTTCCCGAACATCTCTATGTCTCGCGCAGTTTGACCAAAACCCTGCGCAAACAGCGTTTCGAGATTCGCTTCGACAGCGCCTTCGCCGACGTCATTGAAGCCTGTTCCACGCCACGCCATGCTCAAGGCGGCACATGGATTACCCAGGATATGAAAAACGCTTATTGCCAACTACACGCCCTCGGTATCGCCCATAGCTTCGAGGCCTGGCAGCATGGACAATTGGTCGGCGGTTTGTATGGCATCGGCATCGGTCGGGTATTTTTCGGCGAATCCATGTTTCATCGAGTCACCGATGCCTCCAAGGTAGCCTTCGTAGCGCTAGTGGCACAATTAAGCGCCTGGGGCTATCAATTGATAGACTGCCAAGTCAGTAGCGAACATTTGTTTAGCCTGGGTGCCGAGGAAATTCCGCGCCAGCAGTTTGCCGAATTATTGAACCAGCTTTGCCCACAATCACCCACGCCCGCAGCTTGGCAGCCATGA
- the trxB gene encoding thioredoxin-disulfide reductase, with protein sequence MAAAKHCKLLILGSGPAGYTAAVYAARANLNPVMITGMQQGGQLTTTTEVDNWPGDVDGVQGPELMDRMLRHAERFNTEVIFDHIHTADLSKRPFTLTGDSGVYTCDALIIATGASAKYLGLPSEEAFKGKGVSACATCDGFFYRNKPVAVIGGGNTAVEEALYLANIASEVIVVHRRDKFRSEKILSDKLIEKSKSGNVRIEWNHTLDEVLGDEMGVTGVRIKNTQDGSSKDIDVHGVFIAIGHTPNTDIFAGQLEMQHGYIVVKSGIQGNATATSIPGVFAAGDVMDSHYKQAITSAGAGCMAALDAEKFLDELTA encoded by the coding sequence ATGGCTGCCGCAAAACATTGCAAACTCTTGATTTTAGGCTCCGGCCCCGCCGGTTACACCGCGGCCGTGTATGCTGCTCGCGCCAACCTGAATCCGGTCATGATTACCGGCATGCAACAAGGCGGCCAATTGACCACGACAACCGAGGTCGATAACTGGCCCGGCGACGTGGACGGCGTGCAAGGCCCGGAACTAATGGACAGAATGCTGCGCCATGCCGAGCGCTTCAATACGGAGGTAATTTTCGATCATATTCATACCGCCGATTTGTCGAAACGCCCCTTCACGCTGACCGGCGACAGCGGCGTTTACACCTGCGACGCGTTGATCATCGCGACGGGCGCTTCGGCCAAATATCTCGGCTTGCCGTCGGAAGAAGCGTTCAAAGGCAAAGGTGTATCGGCCTGCGCTACCTGCGACGGTTTTTTCTATCGCAACAAACCGGTGGCGGTGATCGGCGGCGGCAATACCGCAGTCGAAGAAGCGCTGTATCTGGCCAATATCGCCTCGGAAGTGATCGTCGTACACAGACGGGATAAATTCCGCTCGGAGAAGATTCTGTCCGACAAATTGATCGAAAAATCCAAATCCGGCAACGTCCGCATCGAATGGAATCACACCCTGGACGAAGTGTTGGGTGACGAGATGGGCGTCACCGGCGTTCGGATCAAAAACACTCAGGACGGCTCCAGCAAAGACATCGACGTACATGGCGTTTTCATTGCCATAGGCCACACGCCGAACACCGACATTTTCGCCGGTCAACTGGAAATGCAGCACGGTTATATCGTCGTCAAAAGCGGTATTCAAGGCAACGCTACCGCCACCAGCATACCGGGCGTTTTCGCGGCCGGCGACGTGATGGACTCTCACTACAAGCAAGCCATCACCTCGGCCGGCGCCGGCTGCATGGCGGCGCTGGACGCGGAAAAATTCCTGGATGAATTGACCGCGTGA
- a CDS encoding DUF2799 domain-containing protein — MRRLLGWLGVFAFTGCATLSQEECLRGDWFGLGMNDGRTGQAIDRLDEHHKACFEYGIAVNNDAYFAGREQGLRDYCQFDNAFKTGLNGEQYRHVCPPSIDGIFAHYHSAALAVHQDRADLERLDGELASRERDLYDKKLSDKERARIRQDLRELDRKRERLRDDLYYHERQLQDLRREAGSYR; from the coding sequence TTGCGACGCTTACTCGGATGGCTCGGCGTTTTCGCCTTTACGGGTTGCGCCACGCTGAGCCAAGAAGAATGCTTACGTGGTGACTGGTTTGGCCTGGGCATGAACGACGGCCGTACAGGCCAAGCCATTGATCGTCTCGATGAGCACCATAAAGCCTGTTTCGAATATGGTATTGCAGTCAATAACGACGCTTATTTCGCCGGCCGCGAACAAGGGCTGCGGGATTACTGTCAGTTCGATAACGCGTTCAAAACTGGATTGAACGGCGAACAATACCGGCATGTCTGTCCACCCTCCATCGATGGGATATTCGCCCATTACCATTCTGCCGCCCTTGCGGTGCATCAAGACCGCGCCGACCTCGAAAGGCTCGATGGCGAACTCGCCAGCAGGGAACGCGATCTTTACGACAAAAAATTGTCCGATAAAGAACGAGCCAGAATTCGGCAAGACCTCAGGGAATTGGACAGAAAACGGGAACGCTTGCGCGATGATCTTTACTATCACGAACGACAACTGCAAGATTTGCGCCGCGAAGCCGGCTCATACCGTTGA
- a CDS encoding winged helix-turn-helix domain-containing protein, translated as MKKPQVTTEKTTSATKTEQPAAPKATKTTPKKTATAQPAEKKAKTVAPQAQQEPVKASAVTETAPQKTASKSTPAKKNAASTPELTMAERVGLTAGSIWHYLSEHGETPVSKLVAALTEEEKIVQRSIGWLAQEDKITIASSDRVETVALKA; from the coding sequence ATGAAAAAACCACAAGTCACTACTGAAAAAACCACGTCGGCGACCAAAACCGAACAGCCCGCCGCGCCCAAAGCCACCAAGACCACGCCTAAAAAAACCGCTACGGCTCAGCCTGCTGAAAAAAAGGCGAAAACAGTAGCCCCCCAAGCGCAGCAAGAGCCAGTGAAAGCAAGCGCGGTTACGGAAACAGCCCCCCAAAAAACCGCTTCCAAATCCACGCCGGCGAAAAAGAACGCTGCATCGACACCAGAATTGACGATGGCCGAACGCGTGGGTTTGACTGCCGGCAGTATCTGGCATTACTTGTCCGAACATGGAGAAACTCCCGTCAGCAAACTGGTTGCTGCGCTGACCGAAGAAGAAAAAATTGTTCAACGCAGTATTGGCTGGCTGGCTCAGGAAGACAAAATAACCATTGCTTCATCCGATCGCGTCGAGACGGTTGCGCTGAAGGCATAA
- a CDS encoding SH3 domain-containing protein, whose translation MKLKSGNHRLYSHDGFHASNFGVDRDHSEHLAPVNSIRNEHNGMTRLRWIACGLFLTLALSFEAAAVHADESVPVMVGGEAELDACGGVGEVRGLNPRGDGFLAVRAGPGGKFPMIDRLYNGNRVYFCDKRGDWIGIVYGDPKQDCGVASPLPKRQSYKGPCQSGWAYRKWLVLIAG comes from the coding sequence ATGAAGCTTAAATCAGGAAATCATCGTCTGTATTCCCACGATGGGTTCCATGCCTCGAACTTCGGCGTGGACAGAGATCATTCCGAACACCTTGCGCCCGTCAATTCCATCAGAAATGAGCATAACGGCATGACGAGGCTACGCTGGATTGCTTGCGGCTTATTTCTGACACTCGCCTTGAGTTTCGAAGCTGCAGCCGTGCATGCGGATGAGTCCGTTCCCGTAATGGTTGGCGGCGAAGCCGAACTGGACGCCTGCGGTGGGGTCGGCGAGGTACGCGGCCTCAACCCGCGCGGCGACGGATTCCTGGCTGTTCGCGCCGGCCCTGGCGGCAAGTTCCCCATGATTGATCGCTTGTACAACGGGAATCGCGTGTACTTTTGCGACAAACGTGGCGACTGGATTGGGATTGTTTATGGCGATCCGAAGCAGGATTGCGGCGTCGCTTCGCCTTTACCTAAAAGACAATCCTATAAAGGCCCCTGTCAGTCTGGCTGGGCTTATAGAAAATGGCTGGTACTGATCGCGGGCTAG
- a CDS encoding NlpC/P60 family protein yields the protein MSIQAIQRIQQVLKEKGFDPGVIDGIWGRNTIAAVKRFQQQQGLEIDGIVGPQTTAALFAGTQSTPTDAGPLLPWFEEAKHLIGTKEILGPRSNPIILDWAANLDIHYRGDDVPWCGLFVAHCVGSTLPAEVLPGNPLGARQWERFGHDTHPRLGAVMVFWRESLSSGKGHVGFYVGEDQSAYQILGGNQSDQVCLTWLSRDRFRCARWPNTAASLTSSAVSKKRNEGLSTNEA from the coding sequence ATGAGTATTCAAGCAATCCAACGCATCCAGCAAGTCTTGAAGGAGAAAGGGTTTGATCCTGGTGTAATCGATGGTATCTGGGGGCGTAACACAATCGCCGCCGTCAAGCGATTCCAACAGCAGCAAGGTCTTGAAATCGACGGTATAGTTGGTCCCCAAACCACGGCAGCCCTGTTCGCGGGGACACAGTCGACACCCACCGACGCCGGCCCGTTGCTACCCTGGTTTGAAGAGGCAAAGCATCTGATAGGCACCAAGGAAATTTTAGGACCAAGGAGCAACCCCATCATCCTGGATTGGGCAGCGAACCTCGACATACATTACCGGGGCGACGATGTCCCCTGGTGCGGATTGTTCGTCGCGCATTGTGTCGGTTCTACCCTACCCGCCGAGGTATTGCCCGGGAATCCCCTCGGTGCCCGCCAATGGGAGCGATTTGGCCACGACACCCACCCTCGCCTTGGCGCGGTGATGGTATTCTGGCGGGAATCGTTGTCAAGCGGGAAAGGTCATGTTGGTTTTTACGTCGGCGAAGACCAAAGCGCGTACCAAATACTCGGCGGAAACCAATCCGACCAGGTATGCCTTACCTGGCTAAGCAGGGATCGGTTTCGCTGCGCGCGCTGGCCCAACACCGCCGCCTCACTAACAAGCAGCGCGGTCAGCAAAAAAAGAAACGAGGGCTTGTCCACGAATGAAGCTTAA
- a CDS encoding alpha amylase C-terminal domain-containing protein, with translation MPAAMNHITPNTPMGANLVPDGSGATFRAWAPSALKVHLISEHSGWNPTASNLLNREEQGYWSGFWPNFQDGSRYKFYVVGTGNEGPKRDPYARELSNQPAWPNPNCLLRDPNSYPWHDYDYRTPMFHNLIIYQLHIGAFWSPESGRQAGKFLDVIDRLPYLSDLGVTALQLLPIVEFQTQFSLGYNGTDYFSPENDYECSADEIAQRLPAINALLATKGKPPLTAEALDGASNQLRCLVDLAHLHGLAVIFDVVYNHAGGDFHDESLYFFDRQNQGNNNDSLYFSDIGHAGGLCFALWKQEVRQFLIDNAKFLIEEYHVDGLRHDQVSVLLDANHGTGWRFLQDLNDTCHALDPSCWQNAEHWNVNPPIVNAKHQGGAGFDTCYHDALRDAVRRALEQASAGASANVDMSAIACALWPAGFGQSWKFMQNLETHDEVLEGRKPRIARLADRSDARSWYARSRSRVAAGILLTAPGIPLLFMGQEFLEDKPWSDNVSDLSNLRLYWAGVEGNDKHMIDFHRCMRDLIRLRNDLPALRADGFRVSHVHDLNRVLAFHRWIPGEGRDVLVVVNLNEYTWHHYQLGVPRYGRWFEAFNSDVYDHWVNPWRQGNGGSVFADGGPLHGFNHSIGVALPANTVVVFCL, from the coding sequence ATGCCTGCCGCCATGAACCATATCACCCCGAACACCCCGATGGGCGCCAACCTTGTGCCCGACGGTAGCGGTGCCACCTTTCGCGCCTGGGCGCCGTCGGCATTGAAAGTCCATCTAATCAGTGAGCACAGTGGCTGGAATCCAACCGCCAGCAATCTGCTGAACCGCGAGGAGCAAGGCTACTGGTCAGGCTTTTGGCCGAACTTCCAGGACGGTTCCCGCTACAAATTCTATGTCGTCGGTACCGGCAACGAAGGCCCCAAACGCGACCCTTACGCCCGCGAATTGAGCAACCAGCCGGCCTGGCCCAATCCCAATTGCCTTTTGCGCGATCCCAATAGCTACCCGTGGCACGATTATGACTACCGCACACCGATGTTTCATAATCTGATCATTTATCAATTGCATATCGGCGCCTTCTGGTCACCCGAGAGCGGACGGCAAGCGGGAAAGTTCCTCGATGTCATCGATCGCCTACCCTATCTGAGCGATCTGGGCGTGACCGCCCTGCAACTGCTGCCCATCGTCGAATTTCAAACGCAATTCAGCTTGGGTTACAACGGCACCGATTACTTCTCGCCGGAAAACGACTACGAATGCTCTGCCGACGAAATCGCCCAACGCCTGCCCGCGATCAATGCCTTGCTCGCAACCAAAGGCAAGCCGCCACTTACCGCCGAGGCACTCGATGGCGCCTCCAACCAACTGCGCTGCCTGGTCGACCTGGCCCATTTGCATGGACTAGCCGTGATTTTCGACGTGGTCTACAACCATGCCGGCGGCGACTTCCATGACGAAAGCCTGTATTTTTTCGACCGCCAAAACCAGGGTAACAACAACGATAGCTTGTATTTCAGCGATATAGGCCATGCCGGTGGTTTGTGCTTTGCGCTATGGAAACAGGAGGTTCGCCAATTCCTGATAGACAACGCCAAATTCCTGATAGAGGAATACCATGTCGACGGCCTACGTCACGACCAGGTCAGCGTTCTGCTTGATGCCAATCACGGCACCGGCTGGCGTTTTCTGCAGGATCTCAACGACACCTGCCACGCCCTCGACCCGAGTTGCTGGCAAAACGCCGAGCATTGGAACGTCAATCCCCCCATCGTCAACGCCAAACACCAAGGCGGCGCCGGTTTCGACACCTGCTACCACGATGCCTTGCGCGATGCCGTCAGGCGCGCTTTGGAGCAAGCCAGCGCGGGAGCGTCCGCCAACGTCGACATGAGCGCTATCGCTTGCGCGCTGTGGCCGGCAGGTTTCGGTCAATCCTGGAAATTCATGCAGAATCTGGAAACCCATGACGAAGTTTTAGAAGGGCGCAAGCCGCGCATCGCCCGTTTGGCGGACCGTAGCGACGCCCGCTCCTGGTATGCCCGCAGCCGCTCGCGGGTCGCCGCCGGCATTTTGTTGACCGCCCCCGGCATTCCCCTTCTGTTCATGGGGCAAGAGTTCTTGGAAGACAAACCCTGGTCGGACAATGTTTCCGACCTCTCAAACCTGCGACTTTACTGGGCTGGCGTGGAAGGCAACGACAAGCACATGATCGACTTTCACCGCTGCATGCGCGACCTGATCCGCTTGCGTAACGACTTACCTGCTTTACGGGCCGATGGTTTTCGCGTCAGTCATGTGCATGATCTCAACCGGGTTTTGGCGTTTCACCGCTGGATACCCGGCGAAGGCCGCGATGTATTGGTCGTTGTCAATCTCAATGAATATACCTGGCACCATTACCAACTTGGCGTTCCCCGTTACGGCCGTTGGTTTGAAGCATTCAACAGCGACGTTTACGACCACTGGGTCAATCCCTGGCGCCAGGGCAACGGCGGATCGGTTTTCGCCGACGGCGGCCCCCTGCATGGCTTCAATCACTCCATCGGCGTCGCCTTACCAGCCAATACCGTTGTAGTATTTTGTTTGTGA
- a CDS encoding TolC family protein produces the protein MNKLILVIVLIMLPGLVGAEAPPAPPPLALNEVLDAALRAFPGLLAAEQRKQVAAGELQTAEGGFDTLLKSQNRWSVAGLYENNNYDVSIEQPTSFWGTTFFGGWRRGTGDYPVYEGKSVTADDGEARIGVNIPLWRNREIDRRRASLQQAELGKLIASHEFDQNLLEVRRQASHRYWDWVLAGLRLRTAEHLLQVAEQRNDGILQRVAAGDIPEFEALDNQRAIIERRERRVAAQRMLEQSAIQLSLYWRDAEGQPQLPTPELLPEGFPGQEPPIELDFDHAFVTARSQRPELKRLELQSQQTETELALQENQRNPAVDLQVMGAKDFGYSPNKPNRDELYVGLNVDMPLQQRVAGGRAQVAAANLQRLKWERRGTEDRVAAEVKDTLSALKATRQRVALSSQQKQAAQQLEDGERTRFELGETTLLFVNLREIATGDATLQAAEAASSLFKAHADYQAVLGMPIETKDLLTD, from the coding sequence ATGAACAAGCTGATCTTGGTGATAGTGCTAATAATGTTGCCTGGTTTGGTGGGCGCCGAGGCGCCTCCCGCTCCGCCGCCCTTGGCGCTGAACGAAGTGCTCGACGCCGCGTTACGCGCCTTTCCGGGCCTGCTGGCCGCCGAACAGCGCAAACAAGTGGCCGCCGGCGAGTTGCAAACGGCCGAGGGCGGCTTCGACACCTTGTTGAAATCGCAAAACCGCTGGTCGGTGGCAGGCTTGTACGAAAACAATAATTATGATGTTTCGATCGAGCAGCCGACCTCCTTTTGGGGTACCACGTTCTTCGGCGGCTGGCGGCGTGGTACGGGAGACTATCCGGTTTACGAAGGCAAGAGTGTCACCGCGGACGATGGCGAAGCGCGGATTGGCGTCAACATACCCTTATGGCGCAACCGCGAGATCGACCGCCGCCGTGCCAGCCTGCAACAGGCGGAATTGGGCAAATTGATCGCCAGTCACGAGTTCGATCAAAACCTGTTGGAAGTGCGCCGACAAGCCAGTCATCGTTACTGGGACTGGGTGCTGGCCGGCCTGCGTTTGCGTACCGCAGAACACTTGCTGCAGGTGGCGGAACAACGCAACGACGGCATTTTGCAGCGTGTTGCGGCCGGCGACATCCCGGAGTTCGAAGCGCTCGACAACCAACGCGCGATCATCGAGCGCCGTGAACGCCGGGTCGCCGCGCAACGCATGCTGGAACAAAGTGCGATTCAATTGTCATTGTACTGGCGCGATGCAGAGGGACAACCGCAACTGCCCACCCCCGAACTATTACCCGAGGGTTTTCCCGGACAGGAACCCCCCATAGAACTCGATTTCGACCATGCTTTTGTCACCGCACGCTCGCAACGGCCGGAACTGAAACGCCTGGAACTACAAAGCCAGCAAACCGAAACGGAGTTGGCTTTGCAGGAGAACCAGCGCAATCCGGCGGTGGACCTGCAAGTGATGGGGGCCAAGGACTTTGGTTATAGCCCTAACAAGCCCAATCGCGACGAACTTTATGTGGGCTTGAATGTCGATATGCCGCTGCAACAGCGCGTAGCCGGCGGTCGCGCCCAAGTCGCCGCCGCCAATCTGCAACGCCTGAAATGGGAGCGGCGAGGCACTGAAGATCGCGTAGCGGCGGAAGTCAAGGACACGCTGTCCGCGCTAAAAGCGACCCGTCAGCGCGTGGCGCTGAGCAGCCAGCAAAAACAGGCCGCGCAACAACTGGAGGATGGCGAAAGAACGCGGTTTGAACTGGGCGAAACCACGTTGTTATTCGTCAATCTGCGCGAAATCGCAACCGGCGACGCCACGTTGCAGGCCGCGGAAGCTGCCAGTAGCTTGTTCAAGGCCCATGCCGACTACCAAGCCGTGCTGGGCATGCCCATTGAAACCAAAGATTTACTGACTGATTAA
- a CDS encoding HlyD family secretion protein, whose protein sequence is MKHEHGELFTMPSLNGLGDAITAPVARRLARSLITLFLLLLIFLALTPWQQNVRGIGRVVAYIPGDRQQIIGAPVEGRVSRWLVREGSRVKSGEVIAEMLDNDPLLLQRLRNERQALLDRQAAVDSRVETFREQLRMAELARPQALAAAESRVEMGKQRQKAAAQALDAARAARMTSSLNLNRQQTLQEKGLASRRTLELAQLEIAQRSADSDRAQASLAAAKSEVDALSADLQKLTADTAASIEKSRADLNKAIEDQNYVRADLLKVETRLARQQTQTITAPRDGTVLRLLANPNAEQVKSGQALAILVPDTDQRAVELWMDGNDLPLIVTGSHVRLQFEGYPAIQFGGWPEFSVGSFGGRVSLIDATDDGKGHFRILIVPDPNDIPWPDTRFLRQGVRVNGWVLLGQVTLGYELWRIFNGFPPLVLPEPEVKDSGKDDGKKSDSSEKKDS, encoded by the coding sequence ATGAAGCACGAACACGGCGAATTATTCACCATGCCTTCGTTGAATGGCCTTGGCGACGCCATCACCGCGCCTGTTGCCCGCCGCCTTGCCCGCTCGTTGATCACACTGTTTTTGCTGCTGCTGATTTTTCTGGCGCTTACGCCTTGGCAACAAAACGTGCGCGGCATTGGCCGAGTGGTGGCTTACATTCCCGGCGACCGCCAGCAAATCATCGGCGCGCCGGTGGAAGGCCGGGTATCGCGCTGGCTGGTCAGGGAGGGCAGTCGGGTCAAGAGCGGCGAAGTCATAGCCGAAATGCTGGATAACGACCCCTTGTTGCTGCAACGCCTGCGCAACGAGCGCCAGGCCTTGCTGGACCGGCAAGCGGCGGTCGATAGCCGGGTTGAAACCTTTCGCGAGCAGTTACGCATGGCGGAACTGGCCAGGCCGCAAGCCCTGGCCGCGGCCGAATCGCGCGTCGAAATGGGCAAGCAGCGGCAGAAAGCCGCCGCCCAGGCCTTGGACGCCGCCCGCGCCGCCCGCATGACGTCGTCGCTGAACTTGAATCGGCAACAAACCCTGCAGGAAAAAGGCTTGGCATCCCGCCGCACCTTGGAACTGGCACAATTGGAAATCGCGCAACGCAGCGCCGACAGCGACCGGGCCCAGGCGAGCCTGGCAGCGGCCAAGAGCGAAGTCGACGCCCTGAGTGCCGACTTGCAAAAATTGACCGCCGATACCGCGGCCAGCATCGAAAAATCCCGCGCCGATTTGAACAAGGCCATCGAAGACCAAAATTATGTGCGTGCGGATTTATTGAAAGTTGAAACCCGTCTGGCCCGCCAGCAAACCCAAACCATCACCGCGCCGCGCGATGGCACGGTATTGAGGCTGCTGGCCAACCCCAACGCGGAACAGGTCAAATCGGGGCAAGCCTTGGCGATTTTGGTGCCCGACACCGACCAGCGTGCGGTGGAATTGTGGATGGATGGCAACGACCTGCCGTTGATCGTTACCGGCAGCCACGTCCGACTGCAGTTCGAAGGTTATCCGGCGATTCAATTCGGCGGCTGGCCCGAGTTTTCGGTGGGTTCGTTTGGCGGCCGCGTCTCGCTGATTGACGCCACCGATGATGGTAAAGGGCATTTTCGCATCCTGATCGTGCCCGACCCGAACGACATTCCCTGGCCGGATACCCGCTTCTTGCGCCAGGGTGTGCGCGTCAACGGCTGGGTACTGTTGGGTCAAGTGACATTGGGCTACGAGCTATGGCGAATCTTCAACGGCTTCCCGCCGCTGGTATTGCCGGAACCGGAAGTCAAGGACAGCGGCAAGGACGATGGCAAAAAGTCCGATAGCAGCGAGAAGAAGGACTCATGA
- a CDS encoding ATP-binding cassette domain-containing protein codes for MSARHPLERLQQLIHIEREDIGTLIAYGMGIGVMSLGMPVAVQALVNTIAFGALLQPLVVLTLILLVLLSFSNGLVALQFYVVEMLQRRLFVRFFGEAANRLQRATLASRDQQYLPELANRFFDVVTLQKSAATLLLETLSYVLQTLIGMILLAFYHPMLLAFDLFLIASLYVILFVMGKGAIPTVIEQSRNKYVAAAWLENIAANPLLGKNNMSAAFISTQTERIAKDYLHACVMHFRILSRQNLGALVLHTLANTALLGMGGWMVIERQLSLGQLIAAELVVNAMVYGLTRLGKTLDNFYELLASIDKIGYLIDLPQESTQGGETKPGHRPFKVEIQQLTMPEGFQLDVLKNLDLQLTAGDSLAISAGAERGTLLEALYGLRIPSGGRIFLDDQDLRDLSLGSLREQISLVRHAEVMDASIADNVAAGRNIELGEIRAALDKVGLLDDITSLADGINTRLYAHGVPLSPEQCLRLTLARAIAARPRLLLIDRSLDSMDQRWLPRLLNVLFAADNSWTLIIVSHEPRVISRCNRQARIRQGRLDMVLTKNGDLE; via the coding sequence ATGTCTGCACGACACCCTTTGGAACGTCTACAACAACTGATCCATATCGAACGCGAAGATATCGGCACGCTGATTGCCTATGGCATGGGCATTGGTGTGATGTCGCTGGGCATGCCGGTGGCGGTTCAGGCCTTGGTCAATACCATAGCCTTCGGCGCCTTGCTGCAACCTTTGGTCGTTTTAACCTTGATTTTGCTGGTACTGCTGTCATTCAGCAATGGCTTGGTCGCGCTGCAATTTTATGTCGTCGAAATGCTGCAGCGCCGCTTGTTCGTGCGATTTTTCGGCGAAGCCGCCAATCGCTTGCAACGGGCAACCTTGGCCAGCCGCGACCAGCAATACCTGCCGGAATTGGCCAATCGTTTCTTCGACGTGGTCACCCTGCAAAAAAGCGCGGCCACCTTGTTATTGGAAACCTTGAGCTATGTCCTGCAAACCTTGATCGGCATGATCTTGCTGGCTTTTTATCATCCGATGCTGCTGGCCTTTGACTTGTTTTTGATCGCATCCTTGTATGTCATCCTGTTCGTGATGGGCAAGGGCGCGATCCCCACGGTAATAGAACAGTCCAGGAACAAATACGTGGCCGCGGCCTGGCTGGAAAACATCGCCGCCAACCCGTTACTGGGCAAGAACAACATGAGTGCTGCGTTCATCAGCACGCAAACGGAACGCATTGCCAAGGATTATCTACATGCCTGCGTGATGCATTTTCGCATTCTGTCCAGACAAAACCTGGGGGCCTTGGTATTGCATACACTGGCGAATACCGCTTTGCTGGGCATGGGAGGCTGGATGGTCATCGAGCGCCAGTTGAGTCTTGGCCAATTGATCGCCGCCGAACTGGTGGTCAATGCGATGGTGTACGGCCTGACCAGGCTTGGCAAAACGCTGGACAACTTTTACGAACTGCTCGCCAGTATCGACAAGATCGGTTACTTGATCGATCTGCCGCAAGAATCCACGCAAGGCGGTGAAACCAAACCAGGGCATCGCCCTTTCAAGGTCGAGATCCAGCAACTGACCATGCCGGAAGGTTTTCAGCTCGACGTGTTGAAAAATCTCGATCTACAACTGACTGCCGGCGACAGTCTCGCCATCAGTGCCGGCGCCGAACGCGGTACCTTGCTGGAGGCTTTGTACGGTTTGCGCATACCCAGCGGTGGACGAATTTTTCTGGACGATCAGGATTTGCGCGACCTGAGTTTGGGCTCGTTGCGTGAACAAATCAGCCTGGTGCGCCATGCCGAAGTCATGGACGCCTCCATCGCCGACAATGTCGCGGCCGGCCGGAATATCGAGTTGGGTGAGATACGCGCGGCCCTGGATAAAGTCGGCCTGCTCGATGACATCACTTCGCTAGCGGACGGCATCAATACCCGCCTTTACGCACATGGCGTACCCTTGAGTCCGGAGCAATGCCTGCGCTTGACCTTGGCCCGCGCCATCGCCGCGCGCCCGCGTTTGTTGCTGATAGACCGCTCGCTCGACAGCATGGACCAGCGTTGGTTACCGCGCCTACTCAATGTATTGTTTGCCGCCGATAACAGCTGGACCTTGATCATCGTCAGCCATGAACCGCGCGTCATCAGCCGTTGCAATCGTCAAGCCCGCATTCGGCAAGGGCGCCTGGACATGGTACTGACCAAGAATGGAGATCTGGAATGA